AATAACAACTAAGCCACCTTCAAGAATGATCCAGACCCTACGCGCTACAACCGCTATTTCTTCATATACTTATACTTCATACACATTTTTACTCAAAAACTGTCTCCTCATGTCAGCTTGAGCCTTCAGACTCATCATATATGTAGGCAGGAATTAAAAGATCATTAAACAAAGGTTGTATAAATTATGTGCATATAATTTTGATGCTAATAACACCCCTGTCCCAGCAGGAGTCATGTTGTTCTCCTGCTGCAGCCTGTTGAGTTTGCTGGCTTCAGCCATAGATGAtaaaaattccttttttttcatgctgccTTCTCGCTCATGTCCTCCTTCTTTCATCTCTTCACTCCTGCCTTACTTCCTTTTTAGGGATTTATGTCTGTTTTAGGCCTGTTATgcttttgctgctgttgttcctCGACTCTGGCAAAACCTCAAACAAATTCTCAACAAAAAAATGATCCTCCAAACCATGTTATCTTGTCCGTCTCCTCTGAAAAGCACATTCTAACCACTGGTTTTGAAAAGTGTTACATAACTAAAGTTTAGTAGATTTTGCTTAAGAAGTGGCCAATAAAACAAAAGGACAGAGAGGCTGATTACATGTTTCTCTCAGTTATGGTCAAATGTATAATCCGGGCCTGCTTGACCTCTCCATCCTGTGTCAGAAGTTGTTAGGCCACAATGAGCTGTGCTTTAACATTTAGCTATGACTGATACTGATGGAGGAAAACCCAGAGGATGACTTACACCCTGAGCAATGGAAAGTGAGACCAGTGAAGGCATGCAGTGATGTTAGTAATAATAAGGCCCCccaaagagagagacaaaaccACCACCAAGCAAGGAGGACGCTATTAAAACTGAGCAGCAACAAAGTATTTTTGAGCCTCTACACCAGtctgtcattacagtttcaaatAAGAAATCATATTTTGAGCTTTGTGAAAATGGGACTCtgagattttaaatcaaattctaTTCACTGGAGACATTCCAGTGGCACATATCAAATCAAAGTTGTCAGCGGcattgaatgtgtgtgtctattTTGGGTGAATCAAGCCTTCGTGTTGGGATTTAATGGTGGATTTGTCTGTCTGCACTGTAATTCCAAAACTTCAGAGTAAATCCAGAAGTCTCACCCTTTTCTTCCGAGAAGTCCATCTTTCTTGTTAACTCGTCCATCCCATTTTATCTGGTGAGATGATGATATAATGTTGACCACAGTCATGTACATTCTGAGCCATCTGTTTATTCCTTAACCCTGTTTAGAAGGCATTTTAGCAAACAtttgatggggggggggcaaagttGTTCTCCTAGGAATGGTCTGGGTTAAAGATCATGTTGCTTGTTTACTGCATTAATTTGAAATTTCATCCCActtcaaacagaaaatgtcatcACACCAGTGTCCtggtcatatttttaaaaaccacCATGGAGTTTCCCCTTGCACTAACAGCAAAGACAGAAATTCTGCAACAGGCCAGAAACAAGAGCACATAGCAGGCAACTTTCCACGCACATTTACCTCCACAGAAAAGTATCATCTATAGATTTCAAcagattttgtatttacttttgtttctttgaaGAGCAACCTCACAAAGGAACAAAAGAGGCTGGTGGATCACAGCTCAACTCTGAAAGACCATCCTCTCACCACACCCAGCCAACCAAGGACATTTAACTGCATGTGCTTCATCTACCCTCAACTTCTTTAGAAATAACAAAGCAGAGGAACTTCATAAGATggccttttgttcttttttcttgcaCGTGGCACTAAAACCACACTTTCTACCTGTAACCATTAAAACATTTCTGTAGTTTATACAAATACTGCTGTGACAAAAGTAAAAAGTGAACATCTATGTGCCCTATAAATCCACTCCTTGTTATCGTTTCACTGAAGCTTGTAAAAAAAAGTTGCTTATCATAGGCTGTAACTGATCTGAGCAGCAAATATAGGCTGTTGTCAATTAAAGCTTGGTGCTTCAGAAAGCCCGGAGCCTCTAGTATATTTAGACGGATCTAAATAGCACCGCAAAAGTAGTAGGTGTAAAACTATCCTGAGATCCTTATAGGTGAAAAATGAtctcaaaaaaacccccactggATTGTACATATAAGCCAACAAGTATGTGTGCAGAACTTTTAAGACTACAGCAATTCCAGTCTATAAACAGGCATAAAAAAGATTGACAGCCCATCACCAAACTCCCAGAGCGCAGTTGTTAGTGCAGAGATGCAGCAGCCAGGTGGGAAGAAACATCCGCAACATCCAGcttaaactttctttttttttttttttttttttttttttaagcctccaGGTTATTCCAACGCACTGCATTGTTAAAATCCATACCTTCAACCGCTTCCAACAAGTACCAATCAAATACGGACTCCTCGCAGGATGGAGCGACTGAGCCACCTAAGGAACAATGTGTTTATGTGAAGCTGACGCGCCGTGCAGGGATGTTCTTAAAGTCCTCGATCCTATTGTGCCTTTTCGCTCAACTTTCCCAGGCAAGTCAAAACAGAGATTTGGGCACCGGTCCCAGCCGCGCCCATCAGCGCTGCAGCTTggcaggcaggtgtggcagACGGCACGAAAAGCTGAATTTGAAGACGAGAAAGAAAAGAGCGCCTGAGGGAACCAATTAAGCTGTCAGTCTCAGCCCAGCAGACACAGAGAGTcgagagtgaaaaagaaaagtgatgaACTCCCCCTGCTCCTCCTGTTGCTCGCTGCTTTAGTCACCACTTTTCGAAACTGGCAAAGTTTTGGGGAGGAGGTGGAAATGGAGTGTTTTGGGAGGTGggaccccccctcccctttctttcctgctttttggacaggagtgcagccatttcgGGGGCTGCTGATCTATTGTGGGCTACAAATCAATCCTGCCGCATCTGGAACGCATCTGGCGCACATTTTGGAAGACGAAACGGAGCATTTAATCTATATGCTATGGCTCCAGCAACTGTGTTATTACATAACCAAGCAGTATTTTTACAACATTCACagtatattttaaaatcaaaagcaGAAGGCTAGTGTCAGTGTGACTTTAACTGACCGCAATCTTTGCGCAAAAAGCTGCTCTGCTTTTTTTATGCAGCCGTTTCAGCATCAgtttatgcttttcctgtttaCTACTCAGATTAGGAGTACTGATCGTTTTCATGTGACGCTGCTGATAGGCTTCAGTATCAACGGTTTCCACCACGTGCACACTCCCAAATGAGAGGACATAAGAGTTGTTTTTAACtgtatgataataataaaagctCCCCATCcagtcatttatatttatgCAATTTGGAGCCAAATTATAGATGCTTTATTCCTCCACTGGCAGCCGCAAGCGCCAGTAGGTTCCCTCACCCACCACACCCTGTGTAGACATCCACCCACCCTGCATGACTCACAGTGAGTATGACTCTAATCTGCCCAAAGGATGGAAAAGAAATGGCCCCCAAGGCCAGTGTAACggaggaggagctgctgctccCTTCACATCTATGTGCAAGTTTGAATAATGCCAAATCTTAAGGGGAAGCAACGAATTCCAGAATGGTGCGGGGGAAAAGCAACAGACTGGCCTGTGCAACCTTTTTGGATGAAACACACTCAGTTTGTGTTGAGGATAACAACTTTTCCAGATAAAGTCTCATTATTCCTTTGGAGAGAGGGGGAGGCGGCCTCAAAAGGTTTTGCAGGGAGTTCAAAAGTGCTTTACACAGCAAAAAATCTTGTTGGGGGTTTATCAGGATAATGGGGCATGTACTGTGAGTCTTGACTGTAAAATAGTATGAAGAAAGCACCTAAAGGAATGGGCATTACTGTTTCTCACACCTTTGGCTTGTGAAAAAATCGGCACTTACGGAGCAAAGACGATTTATGGGAAAGCCCAACAGATTGGCTTCACATTTTGAAGTATTTGAGGAGATAAAGCTGAGGTTCAACTTTGCACAGACATCATTCTTTGTTCTAAGTTGAGCTGGTAAACCTCTGtggtaaaacaaataaataccaGGATGGAACTTCTGAGGATACTTGGCTCAGAGAAAGTGCAGGCAAGTTTGGGAGAGAACATGtaacagtttatttataaacCTTTTTTATTGGTTTTGTTCTCACTTGTAAAACTCCTGAGCAGTAAACATTttgattctgtggactgacaaaaaaaaaagtatttctttttATAATTAATACTTCAAGCCCCAAATATTCTCCAGTTACAGCTTTGCCATCTCTGATTATACCCCGAGCCGTTCTTTGGTTTGGGGAACGTTTGCGAGACTAAGTAAGTGATTTGAAATTTCCCCGGAGGAAATTTTGATTAGTTCTTTTATAGACCTAATGATTTAGCAGTTAAATGAGAATATAATCAGTAGATTATTTGAAAGTGCTCACACTGtgacagttgggataggctccagccctcctgaattggataagccgttaagagaatggatggacggatATTTGAAAGTTAAATGAAAACCATAATCAAATGCACCATTAGAAAGAAGAACAATAAATCCATTGTACAAAGAAAGCAACACAAAAAGCATAATCTCAGCAAAGGGTGAAGCACTtggactgttttgttttccaaaatgaAAAGACTATTATTTCTAAAAGGAATGCGACTTTTGATGTATGTGGTCAGCATAATTGCTTCAGTCTTTGACAGTGAAAGAAGACACGTCTCTATTTCAAGAGGGATAATCAGAAAAGATTTGTAACAACCGCAGTCATCCAACTTGTACAACAACTATTGAGCTGCTGCAGGTTAAAGGTCAAGTTGACATTGCTaaaccattttatttttacatcctTTTTCATAGCAGATGCTTTACCGTCTCACAGGAGAAAAGAACAAGTGTAAATCAAAGTTACTGCTGGCTGAAGTCCAGATAGCTCTTCGGTTTCAGGGCACTGATACTGTTTAGTGTGACGTTTAGTGTCACGGTTGCAGACACTGTGACTCTGGCTGGGACACTTGAACAGAAACAAGCTGTCATTAGTTATATTACTAACACCTGTCCTTTTCCTTCTTTGGATAATTATGGAAAGTGAGTGGAAAATGTCAAACCAAATGTCAAGGGGCCTTCAGGTTCACTGCCAGCCAGGTGATTTTATCAATGTGCATTGCATGTGTTGTGGGATCTGTGTCAGACTCTAGTTTACTGATCTTTATATGCTGCTAACCTGGGACGGGAGATAAGGAAGTGTTTGTAGAGGCTTACTGGCAACACATTAGAGGGAAACCTCCAACACACAGCAGATTGTGAAATCAAAATAATCCACTGATCCAAAACACTCTTTCAGCCAAAGTCAAGTGACAGTCTGTGCACAATCCAGCCACATCTACTCCACTGGGAAAGGGAGGCAACAAAAGCAATCcatatattataatttaaaaggcAACAGGACTTAATAGCATCCAAAAACATGACCTGAGTCTACAGTATATTTAAGTGCCCAACATACACACCTGTATTTAACGAAAGACCTGGCACCTGTGCTCACTGTCTCACATAGCCTCTAGGTTCTCTATACCTTTACTGTTGCAACCCATATTGCTAAGGAGGAAACACAGAATTTTTGTCAACtattcaaaagtttttttttttaaaaatgacaaactcTTAATTCACACATACTAATTATCTACAGCTTTCAGCCCTGAAACATTCATCCATATAATATGACAAAAATCCCCAGTTCCCTGGGGTGTGTAATATCAGACTGCCAAGTGCTGAAGTTCAAGTCCAGGCAGCCTCACGTTTTAATTTCCACCTTTCTCCTCAacgcaacagaaaaaaaaagagagcaggcgatcacacacacatctgaaaaCCATCTTAAACAGACCGTGAATGAATCGGTCTGTAGGAGTTAAAAATAAGCCCATGAAGGAGATGAATCAACTGATGAGAAGAGCTGAATCACAATGTGACTCGACCCTAGTAACAAGGGTAACAAGCAGCACTGTCAACAAGTCCACACATAACACTTTTGTGTTTCCTGTAGCActtaattttgaatttattttgtaaagcagCCGAGTTCAGCTTAATCTCACTAGAAGTCCTACCCAAAAGCTTACTGTTTGctcctaaaaaaataaataaataaataaaactagatGAATCCTAATTTACTCTAATAATCTTTTTATAATTATctgactttcttttgttttattgtaagtAACAAATTACTTAGATCTCTGGTACGTTTTCCAGCCcacaaaaagtgtttttgtgccACTTACGTAATTTTGCACATACAAATATCCCAAACGAGATAAAAAGAGGGAACATAACTATGTGGATGCATTGTCTCTTTGAGAAATAGCATGAAAACACGGATTTAAGGCACAAAGAACAGTTCGTGCTTACATATTCTAGCAACTACAGCTCCCAAGATGCGTTTCGCTAAACGTCATTAAATTTTGTCCAATCAGAGACTGCGAAGGTTTTGAGCCGCAAAATACGGAAAAACGCACAAGTCTCGCACCGCTTCTAAATGTTTTGATTCAGTCCGTGCTTAGTGAAAGTTCTGGGCTGCTCAGTGGTTATTGTACCAGCATTTAACAACACTTACTGTAAGTGCTCgaagtagttttgttttttcaacggcgtctttaaaaaaaaaatgttaagaaaAAGATACGTGACTAGCTAACATCCACTGGGCTAACTTAAACTGCCCTGCAAAACTATTAAGTTTACATGAGTCAAATTAAGTTTCACCGATGGAGATCACTCCTAAAGCAGCCAAATTAAAAACGGACTATTCTTCACCTTGTAGTTCAGTAGAATCAAGCCCCTGTGAATATAAAGAGAAGGTAAGTGCTAGAAGAGCTTTAGTACCCTTTGTTTGTAACTCACCTCTTACATAATATAACCTGGCATAAGCTGACTTTATAGGAACCTTTATTAATTATCACAACTTGCCCATGCACTTTCCCTGTGAGTCATTTTCTCTACTGTCATCCCACAGCGTCAACCAAAGCTGAGTGCCTCGCTGAGGGAGAGACTGAAGAGATCCAGGCGCTCCTTCATCTCCCCCCTCTCTGTGGCCAAACGCCTTTGTGTtgatgaggaggagaagaaaggcCAACAAGTTTCAGCAGATTCTCGGGAGCCCGTTAATAATCCTCCAGTGATTTTAGGCAGTGTTGATGTAAACAGAAATGAGGAGAGAACAGGGAGTGAAACGTCTGGACCTGGGCCCAAACCAATACAATGTCCTTCAGGAGACTTTGCACAACATCTCAGGAAGGAGGTGAAAGACAAAACGGAGACTTTACGTAGACTCAAGATGGTTAAAATGTACAGAAGCAAGGTATCGGCTACCTTTAAATTGAGCAGAATGGGATTATTTTTTGGTTAAAATTGGTAATTTCATACGTCATGTTCTCCCATCTTTCTCCCCAGAATGATTTAACACATCTCCAAACACTGATTGATAAGTGGCGGAGTTGCGCTCAAGCTGCACTGTACGAACTGCAATCAGAAATCACCATAGATGGACGAAAAGCCAGCCTGTCCGAGTTGATTGACCTCTTCAGTCTGGATGACAGCATTCTGCATTTTGACCGCACAGAGGAGGACTTCACTACTTAATAAGATATTACAGATGGACAGTCACATTTTAGATGTcctgtttattgttgtttttgttgctgctacagtttttttttttttcacagttcaaTTTGTTCAGTTTATGTGCTGGGAGaagcataaataaaactgttttaagtTAAGGAGAAAGCTTTGCTCAGTAGTGTTTAAGCATGTCAAGTGAAGGAAAGTTCTTCATTGTGAGACGCTC
This is a stretch of genomic DNA from Archocentrus centrarchus isolate MPI-CPG fArcCen1 chromosome 15, fArcCen1, whole genome shotgun sequence. It encodes these proteins:
- the sfr1 gene encoding swi5-dependent recombination DNA repair protein 1 homolog, yielding MEITPKAAKLKTDYSSPCSSVESSPCEYKEKRQPKLSASLRERLKRSRRSFISPLSVAKRLCVDEEEKKGQQVSADSREPVNNPPVILGSVDVNRNEERTGSETSGPGPKPIQCPSGDFAQHLRKEVKDKTETLRRLKMVKMYRSKNDLTHLQTLIDKWRSCAQAALYELQSEITIDGRKASLSELIDLFSLDDSILHFDRTEEDFTT